Proteins co-encoded in one Novosphingobium sp. PP1Y genomic window:
- a CDS encoding thioesterase family protein, whose amino-acid sequence MTGFAQVLASGETLEDGLAVEVPSRWLQGRTAYGGFSSALALVAAQQVGGDLPPLRSAQLAMMAPLSGRIEAHAKVERQGRNATWVSAQITGDKGPAFTASFVFMGAIESTLTLDERPVPDDVVALEDAPPMAPDLLAPFIRDHFDVRLGVAMQGEREPDYCWWLRSRDWGTLDPMVEILLCGDGLPPGVLPMMPALVPVSSMHWQVNLLTALPQTRDGWWLLRSTGDFARHGCSSQRMAMWNAQGQAILAGMQSIALFG is encoded by the coding sequence ATGACCGGCTTTGCGCAGGTGCTTGCTTCAGGCGAGACGCTCGAGGACGGCCTTGCCGTCGAAGTGCCGTCCCGGTGGCTCCAGGGGCGCACGGCCTACGGCGGATTTTCCTCTGCCCTGGCGCTGGTCGCCGCGCAGCAGGTGGGAGGGGACCTGCCGCCCCTGCGCTCAGCGCAACTGGCGATGATGGCGCCGCTTTCCGGTCGTATTGAGGCGCATGCCAAGGTCGAGCGCCAAGGGCGCAATGCCACCTGGGTCTCGGCGCAGATCACTGGCGACAAGGGGCCGGCGTTCACCGCCAGCTTCGTGTTCATGGGGGCGATCGAAAGCACGCTGACCTTGGACGAGCGCCCGGTGCCGGACGACGTCGTGGCGCTCGAGGATGCGCCGCCGATGGCGCCCGACTTGCTTGCGCCGTTCATTCGCGACCATTTCGATGTGCGCCTTGGCGTAGCAATGCAGGGCGAGCGAGAGCCCGACTACTGCTGGTGGCTGCGCTCACGCGACTGGGGTACGCTCGATCCGATGGTCGAGATCCTGCTGTGCGGGGACGGGTTGCCGCCGGGCGTCCTACCGATGATGCCGGCGCTGGTTCCGGTCAGCAGCATGCATTGGCAGGTCAATCTGCTTACGGCCCTGCCGCAGACGCGTGATGGCTGGTGGCTGCTGCGCTCCACCGGCGACTTTGCCCGACACGGCTGTTCAAGTCAGCGCATGGCCATGTGGAACGCCCAAGGGCAGGCGATTCTCGCTGGAATGCAGTCCATCGCGCTCTTCGGTTGA
- a CDS encoding tRNA-binding protein: protein MHLDHDPAAPAADAIAFDDFLKVDIRIGTVVAAEIYEGARRPSYKLRIDFGPGIGEKKSVGQVAALYSPEDLIGRQVAAVVNFPVRQIGKALSEVLTLGFADEEGRVTLFSPDKAVPNGSRLF, encoded by the coding sequence TTGCACCTCGATCATGATCCGGCCGCACCTGCAGCCGATGCGATTGCCTTCGACGATTTCCTGAAGGTCGACATTCGCATCGGCACCGTCGTGGCGGCCGAAATCTATGAAGGCGCGCGAAGGCCGAGCTACAAGCTGCGGATCGATTTCGGTCCCGGCATCGGTGAGAAGAAGAGCGTCGGGCAAGTCGCGGCGCTCTATTCTCCTGAAGACCTGATCGGACGCCAGGTGGCGGCCGTGGTCAATTTTCCCGTTCGCCAGATCGGCAAGGCGCTGTCCGAAGTACTGACACTGGGCTTTGCCGATGAGGAGGGCCGGGTGACGCTGTTCTCGCCGGACAAGGCGGTCCCCAACGGATCGCGCCTGTTCTGA
- a CDS encoding acetyl/propionyl/methylcrotonyl-CoA carboxylase subunit alpha, with protein sequence MFKKILIANRGEIACRVIKTARRMGIQTVAVYSDADARAPFVQMADEAVHIGPAPAAQSYLIAEKIIEACKQTGAEAVHPGYGFLSERTAFAEALAAEGIEFIGPPVNAIAAMGDKIESKKLAKEAGVNVVPGYVGEIEDTEHAVQISNDIGYPVMMKASAGGGGKGMRLAYSEKDVREGFESVKREGLNSFGDDRVFIEKFILNPRHIEIQILGDKHGNILYLNERECSIQRRHQKVVEEAPSPFVTEKMRKAMGEQCVALSRAVGYYSAGTVELIVSGADPSGESFYFLEMNTRLQVEHPVTEAITGVDLVEQMIRVAAGEKLEMTQDDVKIDGWAIENRVYAEDPYRGFLPSTGRLVRYQPPVDGWTDDGAENGRRGIDGIRVDDGVYEGGEVSMFYDPMIAKLITWGKTRDEAADKQIAALDAFEIEGLGHNIDFVSAIMQHPRFRSGELTTGFIAEEYPEGFTGAATSEELKVKLAAVAGFVATARSDRSRRISGQLADPTDPPADWTVTIDKTDYVVVLDEDVVTVNGEEVELALEYTPGDRLVEAEVDGEDLGIKLEVTRTGFKMTTRGAIHKVDCLPTRVAYLSQHMIEKIPPDLSKFLICPMPGLLVALNVSEGEKVEAGQPLAVIEAMKMENILRAEKAGVVKSVNAKAGESLAVDAVILEME encoded by the coding sequence ATGTTCAAGAAGATCCTCATCGCTAACCGGGGCGAGATCGCCTGCCGTGTCATCAAGACCGCGCGCCGCATGGGCATCCAGACGGTCGCCGTCTATTCCGATGCCGATGCCCGCGCGCCATTCGTGCAGATGGCCGATGAGGCAGTGCATATCGGTCCGGCGCCTGCCGCGCAGTCTTACCTGATCGCAGAGAAGATCATCGAGGCCTGCAAGCAGACCGGCGCCGAAGCGGTTCACCCGGGCTACGGCTTCCTCTCCGAGCGCACGGCCTTCGCCGAGGCGCTGGCTGCGGAAGGCATCGAGTTCATCGGCCCGCCCGTGAACGCGATTGCCGCGATGGGCGACAAGATCGAGTCCAAGAAGCTCGCAAAGGAAGCCGGCGTCAACGTCGTGCCCGGCTACGTCGGCGAGATCGAGGACACCGAGCACGCGGTGCAGATCTCCAACGACATCGGCTACCCGGTGATGATGAAGGCTTCGGCCGGCGGCGGCGGCAAGGGCATGCGGCTGGCCTATTCCGAGAAGGACGTCCGCGAGGGCTTCGAGTCCGTCAAGCGCGAGGGCCTCAACTCCTTCGGTGACGACCGCGTCTTCATCGAGAAGTTCATTCTCAATCCGCGCCACATCGAGATCCAGATCCTCGGCGACAAGCACGGCAACATCCTTTACCTGAACGAGCGCGAGTGCTCGATCCAGCGTCGCCACCAGAAGGTGGTCGAGGAAGCGCCGTCGCCCTTCGTCACCGAGAAGATGCGCAAGGCCATGGGCGAACAGTGCGTCGCGCTGTCCAGAGCCGTGGGCTACTACTCGGCGGGCACGGTCGAGCTGATCGTCTCAGGCGCCGACCCGAGCGGCGAGAGTTTCTACTTCCTCGAGATGAACACCCGCCTGCAGGTGGAGCACCCGGTCACCGAAGCGATTACCGGGGTCGACCTCGTCGAGCAGATGATCCGCGTCGCTGCCGGCGAGAAGCTGGAGATGACGCAGGATGACGTGAAGATCGACGGCTGGGCCATCGAGAACCGCGTCTATGCCGAAGATCCCTATCGCGGCTTCCTGCCCTCGACCGGTCGCCTCGTGCGCTATCAGCCGCCGGTGGATGGCTGGACCGATGACGGTGCGGAGAACGGGCGCCGCGGTATCGATGGCATTCGCGTCGACGACGGCGTCTACGAGGGCGGCGAGGTCTCGATGTTCTACGACCCGATGATCGCCAAGCTGATCACCTGGGGCAAGACCCGCGATGAGGCCGCCGACAAGCAGATCGCCGCGCTCGACGCCTTCGAGATCGAAGGTCTCGGCCACAATATCGACTTCGTCTCGGCGATCATGCAGCACCCGCGCTTCCGCTCGGGCGAGCTGACCACCGGCTTCATCGCCGAGGAATATCCCGAGGGTTTCACCGGCGCGGCGACGTCGGAAGAACTGAAGGTGAAGCTTGCCGCCGTGGCCGGCTTCGTCGCGACTGCGCGCTCGGACCGCTCGCGCCGCATCTCCGGCCAGCTTGCCGATCCGACCGATCCGCCGGCCGACTGGACAGTGACCATCGACAAGACCGACTACGTGGTCGTGCTTGACGAGGATGTGGTGACGGTGAACGGCGAGGAAGTCGAACTCGCGCTCGAGTACACGCCGGGCGACCGCCTGGTCGAAGCCGAAGTCGACGGCGAGGACCTTGGCATCAAGCTCGAAGTTACCCGCACCGGCTTCAAGATGACCACGCGCGGCGCAATCCACAAGGTCGACTGCCTGCCGACCCGCGTGGCCTATCTGTCGCAGCACATGATCGAAAAGATCCCGCCGGATCTTTCCAAGTTCCTCATCTGCCCGATGCCGGGCCTGCTCGTCGCGCTGAACGTGAGCGAGGGCGAGAAGGTCGAAGCCGGCCAGCCGCTCGCGGTGATCGAGGCGATGAAGATGGAAAACATCCTGCGCGCCGAGAAAGCGGGCGTGGTGAAGTCGGTCAATGCCAAGGCCGGCGAAAGCCTCGCGGTCGACGCCGTCATTCTCGAGATGGAGTGA
- a CDS encoding lysozyme inhibitor LprI family protein — protein MIFTLLLMAAEPQVDCSNAMTQTHMNICAYKDLQAADRSLNAAWKQAAAKARSEGAQQFARLLDAQRKWLAFRDAQCLAENGPREQSGTIWPLVQNTCMQRLTEARTDQLREYVETEN, from the coding sequence GTGATCTTCACGCTGTTGCTGATGGCGGCCGAGCCGCAAGTCGATTGCTCCAATGCAATGACGCAGACGCACATGAACATCTGCGCCTACAAGGACCTCCAGGCCGCCGACCGCTCGCTTAACGCGGCGTGGAAGCAGGCCGCGGCCAAGGCCCGGTCCGAAGGCGCACAGCAATTCGCAAGGCTCCTCGATGCCCAGCGCAAGTGGCTCGCGTTCCGCGACGCCCAGTGCCTGGCCGAGAATGGCCCGCGCGAGCAGAGCGGCACGATCTGGCCGCTCGTTCAGAACACCTGCATGCAACGACTCACCGAGGCGCGCACCGATCAGTTGCGCGAATACGTGGAAACGGAGAACTGA
- the bioB gene encoding biotin synthase BioB yields MTNAPQTEPRTDWTREEIAALFDLPFTELVFRAAEVHRANHPHNEVQLSTLLSIKTGGCAEDCGYCSQSVHADSGVKATKLMDVQAVLQRAAQAADQGSTRFCMGAAWRNPKDRDMPAIIEMVKGVRSMGMETCMTLGMLTPEQSQMLADAGLDYYNHNIDTSPERYDQVITTRTMDDRLETLSNVRSAGINVCSGGIVGMGETREDRVGFVHTLATLPEHPGSVPVNALVPVKGTVLGDMLADTPLAKIDDVEFVRTVAVARITMPRSMVRLSAGRESMSEMTQAMCFMAGANSIFTGDKLLTAPNAGDDNDAAMFARLGIKPMAISETDAQVEASRMPKGCIKLEAMD; encoded by the coding sequence ATGACCAACGCCCCCCAAACCGAGCCCCGTACCGACTGGACCCGTGAGGAAATCGCTGCGCTGTTCGACCTGCCCTTCACCGAGCTGGTCTTTCGCGCCGCCGAGGTCCACCGCGCCAATCACCCGCATAACGAAGTGCAGCTCTCGACGCTGCTCTCGATCAAGACCGGTGGTTGCGCCGAGGACTGCGGCTACTGCTCGCAATCGGTCCATGCCGACAGCGGCGTCAAGGCGACCAAGCTGATGGACGTGCAGGCCGTGCTGCAGCGCGCGGCGCAGGCGGCCGATCAGGGCTCCACACGCTTCTGCATGGGCGCCGCGTGGCGCAACCCCAAGGATCGCGACATGCCGGCCATCATCGAGATGGTGAAGGGCGTGCGCTCGATGGGCATGGAAACCTGCATGACGCTGGGCATGCTCACGCCTGAGCAGTCGCAGATGCTGGCAGATGCCGGGCTCGACTACTACAACCACAATATCGACACCTCGCCTGAGCGCTACGACCAGGTCATCACCACGCGCACGATGGACGATCGCCTCGAGACGCTTTCCAACGTGCGTTCGGCAGGGATCAACGTCTGTTCGGGCGGGATCGTCGGCATGGGCGAAACGCGCGAGGACAGGGTCGGCTTCGTCCACACGCTGGCGACGCTGCCCGAGCATCCCGGCTCGGTACCGGTCAATGCTCTGGTCCCGGTCAAGGGCACGGTGCTGGGTGACATGCTCGCCGATACCCCGCTTGCCAAGATCGATGACGTGGAATTCGTGCGCACGGTCGCGGTGGCGCGAATCACCATGCCGCGTTCGATGGTACGCCTTTCGGCGGGCCGCGAGTCCATGTCCGAGATGACCCAGGCCATGTGCTTCATGGCCGGCGCGAACTCGATCTTCACCGGCGACAAGCTGCTCACCGCGCCCAACGCGGGCGATGACAACGACGCGGCGATGTTCGCGCGCCTCGGCATCAAGCCTATGGCGATCAGCGAAACCGATGCGCAGGTCGAAGCGTCGCGCATGCCCAAGGGCTGCATCAAGCTGGAAGCGATGGACTGA
- a CDS encoding DUF3445 domain-containing protein gives MSLGFSVEALLPDARVSGPLRMGLVRLDESRWLDPEPNLAARAAGFDAHPESVMVLPEAEAGIAELADLLGVKGGLETCARSVWEDLCVMVQDAPGQPFRLGAGAVAFPTDWRLSEKIGRPLHQVHEPIHGYAEQLAPGVDKFMNGLQSFNIFGRTNAFVVASNDLRYMPAAAPEQRFAHVTADNAGETLFVRCEREALRRLPKSRAIVFTIGIYLNPLCQLSDAAVARIAQSVEGFAGGELERRAGPHYAAALTAYAARRAQAKAA, from the coding sequence ATGTCACTGGGTTTCTCTGTCGAGGCGCTCTTGCCTGACGCGCGGGTCTCCGGCCCGCTGCGCATGGGGCTGGTGCGTCTAGACGAAAGCCGGTGGCTTGATCCCGAGCCGAACCTGGCCGCGCGCGCGGCGGGCTTTGACGCCCATCCCGAGAGCGTGATGGTCCTGCCCGAAGCCGAAGCGGGGATTGCCGAACTGGCAGACCTGCTTGGCGTGAAGGGCGGACTGGAGACTTGCGCACGCTCGGTCTGGGAGGACCTGTGCGTGATGGTGCAGGATGCGCCGGGACAACCGTTCCGCCTGGGGGCAGGGGCCGTCGCCTTTCCGACCGACTGGCGTCTGTCCGAAAAGATTGGCCGCCCGCTGCACCAGGTCCATGAGCCGATCCACGGCTATGCCGAGCAGTTGGCCCCGGGCGTGGACAAGTTCATGAACGGATTGCAGTCGTTCAACATCTTCGGACGCACCAATGCCTTCGTCGTGGCCTCGAATGACTTGCGCTACATGCCCGCAGCTGCGCCGGAGCAGCGCTTTGCCCATGTCACTGCGGACAATGCAGGCGAGACGCTGTTCGTGCGCTGCGAACGCGAAGCACTGCGGCGCTTGCCGAAATCGCGCGCGATCGTCTTCACCATCGGCATTTACCTAAACCCCCTCTGCCAGCTCAGCGACGCTGCGGTGGCGCGAATTGCGCAGTCGGTGGAGGGTTTTGCAGGTGGGGAACTGGAACGTCGCGCCGGACCGCACTATGCAGCGGCGCTGACCGCCTATGCCGCGCGCCGTGCGCAGGCCAAGGCTGCCTGA
- the scpA gene encoding methylmalonyl-CoA mutase gives MADINDWKAAADKEVKGKDLTWHTPEGIAVKPLYTAEDVKTDPGLPGFAPFTRGVKASMYAGRPWTIRQYAGFSTAEESNAFYRRNLAAGQKGLSVAFDLATHRGYDSDHPRVVGDVGMAGVAIDSVEDMKILFDGIPLDQMSVSMTMNGAVIPVLAFFIVAGEEQGVPTEQLSGTIQNDILKEFMVRNTYIYPPEPSMRIISDIFAYTADHMPKFNSISISGYHMQEAGATQVQELAFTIADGMEYVKYGVASGLDIDKFAGRLSFFFAIGMNFFMEIAKLRAARTLWYRAMTELGAKSERSKMLRTHCQTSGVSLQEQDPYNNVMRTTIEAMAAMLGGTQSLHTNALDEAIALPTDFSARIARNTQIVIQEETGMCNVVDPLGGSYYIEALTQELVDKAWEIIERVESEGGMAKAVAAGWPKAMIEEAAAGRQARVDKGDDVIVGVNKYRRDQEDAIETLEVDNHKVREAQIARIKRARESRDEAACQAALKAITEGAKGKGNLLALAVEAARHRATLGEISDAMEAVFGRHGTFPTPVKGVYGSAYAGDNRYQQVIDGVEAVTRRLGRKPKMFVAKMGQDGHDRGANVIASAFTDMGFEVVSGPLFQTPEEACQMALESGVDAVGASSLAAGHKTLIPELIGHLRNAGRADIKVVAGGVIPPQDYDFLKKAGVQGIYGPGSNVVECAADMLRLLGHNMPPAGSELEAAE, from the coding sequence ATGGCTGACATCAACGACTGGAAGGCAGCGGCGGACAAGGAGGTCAAGGGCAAGGACCTGACCTGGCACACGCCCGAGGGCATCGCGGTCAAGCCGCTCTATACCGCCGAGGACGTCAAGACCGATCCGGGCCTGCCCGGCTTTGCGCCCTTTACCCGCGGCGTCAAGGCATCGATGTATGCAGGCCGTCCCTGGACGATCCGCCAGTACGCCGGTTTCTCGACCGCCGAGGAATCCAACGCCTTCTATCGCCGCAACCTTGCGGCGGGCCAGAAGGGCCTGTCGGTCGCCTTCGACCTTGCCACCCACCGCGGCTACGATTCCGATCACCCGCGTGTCGTTGGTGACGTTGGTATGGCAGGCGTCGCCATCGACTCGGTCGAAGACATGAAGATTCTTTTCGACGGCATTCCGCTCGACCAGATGTCGGTCTCGATGACCATGAATGGCGCCGTGATTCCCGTGCTCGCCTTCTTCATCGTCGCCGGCGAGGAGCAGGGCGTTCCCACCGAACAGCTTTCCGGGACCATCCAGAACGACATCCTCAAGGAGTTCATGGTCCGCAACACCTATATCTACCCGCCCGAACCCTCGATGCGGATCATTTCGGACATCTTCGCCTACACGGCGGACCACATGCCGAAGTTCAACTCGATCTCGATTTCCGGCTACCACATGCAGGAAGCCGGGGCGACGCAGGTGCAGGAACTGGCCTTCACCATCGCCGACGGCATGGAGTACGTGAAGTACGGCGTGGCCTCTGGCCTCGACATCGACAAGTTCGCCGGCCGCCTCTCGTTCTTCTTCGCGATCGGCATGAACTTCTTCATGGAGATCGCCAAGCTGCGCGCCGCGCGCACGCTGTGGTATCGCGCCATGACCGAGCTCGGCGCGAAGTCAGAACGCTCCAAGATGCTGCGCACTCACTGCCAGACCTCGGGCGTCTCGCTGCAGGAGCAGGATCCCTACAACAACGTCATGCGCACCACGATCGAGGCGATGGCCGCGATGCTGGGCGGCACCCAGTCGCTGCACACCAATGCCCTCGACGAGGCGATTGCGCTGCCGACCGACTTTTCGGCCCGCATCGCACGCAACACCCAGATCGTCATCCAGGAAGAGACAGGCATGTGCAATGTCGTCGATCCGCTGGGCGGCTCCTACTACATCGAGGCACTGACGCAGGAACTGGTCGACAAGGCCTGGGAGATCATCGAGCGCGTCGAGAGCGAAGGCGGCATGGCCAAGGCGGTTGCCGCCGGCTGGCCCAAGGCGATGATCGAGGAAGCCGCTGCCGGTCGCCAGGCACGCGTCGACAAGGGCGATGACGTGATCGTCGGCGTGAACAAGTATCGCCGCGATCAGGAAGACGCGATCGAGACGCTGGAAGTGGACAACCACAAGGTCCGCGAAGCGCAGATCGCCCGCATCAAGCGCGCCCGCGAAAGCCGCGACGAAGCGGCCTGCCAGGCTGCGCTCAAGGCGATCACCGAAGGTGCGAAGGGCAAGGGTAACCTGCTGGCGCTGGCAGTCGAGGCTGCGCGCCACCGCGCGACCCTGGGCGAGATCTCGGACGCGATGGAAGCCGTCTTCGGCCGTCACGGCACGTTCCCCACCCCGGTCAAGGGCGTCTACGGTTCGGCCTATGCCGGCGACAACCGCTACCAGCAGGTGATCGACGGCGTGGAAGCGGTTACCCGCCGCCTGGGCCGCAAGCCGAAGATGTTCGTCGCCAAGATGGGCCAGGACGGCCATGACCGCGGCGCCAACGTGATCGCCTCGGCCTTCACCGACATGGGCTTCGAGGTCGTCTCCGGCCCGCTGTTCCAGACGCCGGAAGAAGCCTGCCAGATGGCGCTGGAAAGCGGCGTTGACGCGGTCGGTGCCTCTTCGCTGGCGGCCGGTCACAAGACGCTGATCCCCGAACTGATCGGCCACCTGCGCAATGCCGGACGCGCCGACATCAAGGTCGTCGCGGGCGGCGTCATCCCGCCGCAGGACTACGACTTCCTCAAGAAGGCGGGCGTTCAGGGCATCTACGGTCCCGGTTCGAACGTGGTCGAGTGCGCCGCCGACATGCTGCGCCTCCTGGGCCACAACATGCCGCCCGCCGGCAGCGAACTGGAAGCGGCCGAGTAA
- the mce gene encoding methylmalonyl-CoA epimerase: MKLGRMNHIGVATPDLDASIAFYRDVMGATDITEPFVLDSQKVRVCFVNTPGENGTAGTQVELLQPTEADSAVGKWLEKNPLGGQHHICYEVPDIHEAKAWFEGQGKRVLGEPRIGAHGTLIFFVHPKDMGGQLTEIMETPREAH; this comes from the coding sequence GTGAAGCTCGGCCGCATGAACCACATCGGTGTCGCGACGCCGGATCTCGATGCCTCGATCGCCTTCTACCGCGACGTGATGGGCGCCACCGACATTACCGAGCCCTTCGTGCTCGACAGTCAGAAGGTGCGCGTCTGTTTCGTCAACACCCCGGGCGAGAACGGGACCGCGGGCACGCAGGTCGAGCTTCTGCAACCGACAGAAGCGGATTCCGCGGTGGGCAAGTGGCTGGAGAAGAACCCGCTCGGGGGGCAGCACCACATTTGCTACGAAGTGCCCGACATCCATGAGGCGAAGGCCTGGTTCGAAGGGCAGGGCAAGCGGGTGCTGGGCGAGCCGCGCATCGGCGCACACGGGACGCTGATCTTCTTCGTCCACCCCAAGGACATGGGCGGCCAGCTCACCGAGATCATGGAAACGCCCAGGGAAGCGCATTGA
- a CDS encoding acetyl-CoA C-acyltransferase family protein — protein MEDIYILSGARTAIGSFGGSLAPFRPAELGTIVMEEAIKRSGISASDIQNVVVGNVVPSQPKDAYISRVASVNAGVPVSSQAMNVNRLCGSGLQAIVSAAQAIALGEHDFAIGAGAESMSNAPHMTSSARNGVRMGNVVFEDAMLGALHDPFEGIHMGVTAENIASQCQISREEQDALAVESHMRAAKAIAEGYFKDQIVPVEIKSRKGTKVFDTDEHVRADATLEGMASLKAVFQKDGTVTAGNASGLNDGAGAVVLASGKAVAAKGLKPLARILGWGHAGVEPSLMGLGPVKAVPVALERAGLSLDQIDVIESNEAFAAQACGVAKQLGFDPAKTNPNGSGVSLGHPIGATGAILTIKTIYELKRTGGKYGLITMCIGGGQGIAMVIENVEG, from the coding sequence ATGGAAGATATCTACATCCTCAGCGGCGCCCGCACTGCTATCGGCTCGTTCGGTGGCTCGCTGGCACCTTTCCGTCCGGCCGAGCTTGGCACGATCGTCATGGAAGAGGCGATCAAGCGCTCGGGAATCAGTGCTTCGGACATCCAGAACGTGGTGGTCGGCAATGTCGTGCCCAGCCAGCCGAAGGACGCCTACATCTCGCGCGTTGCCTCGGTAAACGCGGGCGTCCCGGTTTCCTCGCAGGCCATGAACGTCAATCGCCTGTGCGGCTCTGGACTTCAGGCGATCGTTTCGGCGGCCCAGGCCATCGCCCTTGGCGAGCATGACTTCGCTATCGGCGCCGGTGCGGAATCGATGTCGAATGCCCCGCACATGACCAGCTCCGCCCGCAACGGCGTGCGCATGGGCAATGTCGTGTTCGAGGACGCGATGCTCGGTGCGCTGCACGATCCCTTCGAGGGCATCCACATGGGCGTGACCGCGGAGAACATCGCGTCGCAGTGCCAGATCAGCCGTGAAGAGCAGGACGCGCTGGCTGTCGAGAGCCACATGCGCGCCGCCAAGGCGATTGCCGAAGGTTACTTCAAGGACCAGATCGTCCCGGTCGAGATCAAGTCGCGCAAGGGCACAAAGGTGTTCGACACCGACGAGCATGTCCGCGCCGATGCCACGCTGGAAGGCATGGCCAGCCTCAAGGCGGTGTTTCAGAAGGACGGTACGGTCACGGCCGGCAATGCCTCGGGCCTCAACGACGGCGCCGGCGCAGTCGTTCTCGCCAGCGGCAAGGCCGTTGCGGCCAAGGGACTCAAACCCCTCGCCAGGATTCTCGGCTGGGGCCATGCCGGCGTCGAGCCGAGCCTGATGGGCCTGGGCCCGGTCAAGGCAGTTCCCGTCGCTCTCGAGCGTGCAGGTCTCAGCCTCGACCAGATCGACGTGATCGAGAGCAACGAGGCATTCGCTGCACAGGCTTGCGGCGTTGCCAAGCAGCTCGGCTTCGATCCTGCCAAGACCAACCCGAACGGTTCGGGCGTTTCGCTGGGCCATCCGATCGGCGCGACCGGTGCGATCCTGACGATCAAGACGATCTACGAACTCAAGCGCACAGGCGGCAAGTACGGCCTCATCACCATGTGCATCGGCGGCGGCCAGGGCATCGCCATGGTCATCGAGAACGTGGAGGGCTGA
- a CDS encoding acyl-CoA carboxylase subunit beta, which translates to MSANIAEMEKRRAAARMGGGQKRIDAQHAKGKLTARERLEVLLDEGSFEELDLYVEHDCVDFGMQDQRIPSDGVVTGSGTINGRLVYVFSQDFTVFGGSLSNRHAQKICKVLDNAMKVGAPVIGLNDSGGARIQEGVASLAGYAEVFQRNVMASGVIPQLSLIMGPCAGGAVYSPAMTDFIFMVKDSSYMFVTGPDVVKTVTNEVVTQEELGGAVTHSSKTSVSDLALENDVETLLAARDFFDFLPLSNREEVPERPTADPWDRLEESLDTIIPPNANQPYDMHEVIRKTLDEGEFFEIQPMHAANIICGFGRVEGKTVGIVANQPMVLAGVLDINSSKKAARFVRFCDAFNIPIITFVDVPGFLPGTDQEHNGIIKHGAKLLFAYAEATVPKITVITRKAYGGAYDVMASKHLRGDLNYAWPTAEIAVMGAKGAVEIIFRGRDADGMAAATREYEDRFANPFVAASRGYIDEVIYPHSTRRRIALGLRKLRNKQLENPWKKHDNIPL; encoded by the coding sequence ATGTCCGCGAATATTGCCGAAATGGAGAAGCGTCGCGCCGCCGCCAGAATGGGTGGGGGGCAAAAGCGTATCGACGCTCAGCATGCCAAGGGTAAGCTGACCGCGCGTGAGCGTCTGGAAGTCCTGCTCGACGAGGGCAGCTTCGAGGAACTCGATCTCTACGTCGAGCATGACTGCGTCGACTTCGGCATGCAGGACCAGCGTATCCCCAGCGACGGCGTCGTGACCGGTTCGGGCACGATCAACGGCCGACTGGTCTACGTGTTCAGCCAGGACTTCACCGTGTTCGGCGGTTCGCTCTCGAACCGTCACGCGCAGAAGATCTGCAAGGTGCTGGACAACGCGATGAAGGTCGGTGCGCCGGTGATCGGTCTCAACGATTCCGGCGGTGCGCGCATCCAGGAAGGCGTCGCCTCGCTTGCAGGCTATGCCGAAGTGTTCCAACGCAACGTGATGGCTTCGGGCGTGATCCCGCAGCTTTCGCTGATCATGGGTCCCTGTGCGGGCGGCGCGGTCTATTCCCCGGCGATGACCGACTTCATCTTCATGGTGAAGGACAGCTCCTACATGTTCGTTACCGGTCCCGACGTCGTGAAGACCGTGACCAACGAAGTCGTCACCCAGGAGGAACTCGGCGGTGCGGTCACGCACTCCAGCAAGACCTCGGTGTCCGACCTGGCGCTGGAGAACGACGTCGAGACGCTGCTTGCCGCGCGCGACTTCTTCGACTTCCTGCCGCTTTCCAACCGCGAGGAAGTGCCCGAGCGTCCGACCGCCGATCCGTGGGACCGTCTCGAGGAAAGCCTCGACACGATTATCCCGCCCAATGCCAACCAGCCCTATGACATGCACGAAGTCATCAGGAAGACGCTGGACGAGGGCGAGTTCTTCGAGATCCAGCCGATGCATGCGGCAAACATCATCTGCGGTTTCGGCCGCGTGGAAGGCAAGACCGTGGGCATCGTCGCCAACCAGCCGATGGTGCTGGCCGGCGTGCTCGACATCAACTCGTCGAAGAAGGCCGCGCGCTTCGTGCGCTTCTGCGATGCCTTCAACATTCCGATCATCACCTTCGTCGACGTTCCCGGCTTCCTTCCCGGCACCGACCAGGAGCACAACGGCATCATCAAGCACGGCGCGAAGCTGCTCTTCGCCTATGCCGAAGCCACCGTGCCCAAGATCACCGTGATCACCCGCAAGGCCTATGGCGGTGCTTACGACGTCATGGCGTCCAAACACCTGCGCGGCGACCTCAACTATGCCTGGCCGACCGCCGAAATCGCGGTCATGGGCGCCAAGGGCGCGGTGGAGATCATCTTCCGCGGCCGCGACGCCGACGGTATGGCCGCTGCCACCAGGGAATACGAAGACCGCTTTGCCAACCCGTTCGTGGCTGCCAGCCGCGGCTACATCGACGAAGTCATCTACCCGCATTCCACCCGTCGTCGCATCGCCCTCGGGCTTCGCAAGCTGCGCAACAAGCAGCTCGAGAATCCCTGGAAGAAGCACGACAACATTCCATTGTAA